One window of Tachysurus vachellii isolate PV-2020 chromosome 21, HZAU_Pvac_v1, whole genome shotgun sequence genomic DNA carries:
- the slc30a8 gene encoding probable proton-coupled zinc antiporter SLC30A4 isoform X5 has product MSVFSESALEKKLAELSNSQQSVQTLSLWLIHHRKHSKTIVKVWYSELKKAQVSRKLTFLYLANDVIQNSKRKGPEFTQDFAPVIVDAFKHVSSEGEEGCKKHLERVLSIWQERAVYENDLLDKLTVVLHGEKKAKKRPYEEIKVTGDDFASQSSPANPPQTADLIRALQELENAASSDSALRQRITALPSEVQDSSLLHRITDKESGERLSRLVEEACMLLADYSGRLAAEIDDRRQLTRLLALFLQSQRDGLAKNEQKLEEYKRKLAQVTQVRKELRSRLNSLPDLSRLPNVTGGHVRLPSSGDLYSPSDCMSSGEKDSKHCHDSSRAIEEREQEKKLARKRLYIVSAVCLVFMVGEILGGYFAGSLAVMTDAAHLLVDFTSFIISLCSLWLSSRPATQTLNYGWHRAEILGALVSVFTIWLVTGVLVYLAVERLISNDYEIEGTVMLITSGCAVAANIIMALTLYQSGHGHSHGGLSSHGHGHSHGKKKNHSNTSANYHNLEDQGNSKKMQGNASVRAAFVHVIGDLLQSVSVLVSALIIFFRPEYKIADPICTFLFSLFVLGTTITIMKDILVVLMEGTPSGVDYREVKEKLLSIKGVKAVHNLHIWALTMNQAVLSAHVAIDDAAEPQLVLREMTQSCFTTYSFHSVTIQLEQQSDQRPDCNLCQDPKH; this is encoded by the exons ATGTCAGTTTTCTCCGAATCGGCTTTGGAGAAAAAATTGGCAGAACTTAGCAACTCGCAGCAGAGTGTACAGACTCTGTCTCTATGGTTAATCCATCACAGAAAACACTCGAAAACCATCGTCAAAGTGTGGTATAGTGAGCTGAAAAAAG CCCAAGTATCCCGAAAACTGACCTTCCTTTATCTTGCAAACGATGTCATCCAGAATAGCAAAAGAAAAGGACCAGAGTTCACACAGGACTTTGCCCCAGTTATTGTCGACGCCTTTAAACATGTTTCCAG TGAAGGAGAGGAGGGCTGTAAGAAGCACCTGGAGCGGGTTTTGTCTATCTGGCAGGAGAGAGCCGTGTATGAGAACGACCTCCTGGACAAACTCACTGTAGTGCTAC ATGGAGAGAAGAAGGCCAAGAAGCGACCTTATGAGGAGATTAAAGTGACAGGTGATGACTTTGCCTCCCAGAGCTCTCCAGCAAACCCACCACAG ACAGCGGATTTGATCCGGGCGCTGCAGGAACTGGAGAACGCAGCCTCGAGTGACTCCGCCCTACGACAGAGGATCACCGCTTTACCCTCAGAGGTGCAGGACTCGTCTCTGCTGCACAgaatcacag ATAAGGAGTCAGGAGAACGTTTATCCAGACTGGTAGAGGAGGCCTGCATGCTTCTAGCAGATTACAGTGGACGCCTGGCAGCCGAGATCGATGACCGACGCCAGCTCACGCGGCTGCTTGCACTTTTTCTGCAGAGCCAGCGAGATGGCCTGGCCAAGAATGAGCAGAAACTAGAA GAATACAAGCGTAAGCTGGCACAAGTTACCCAGGTACGAAAGGAACTGCGTTCTCGCCTCAACAGCCTCCCAGATCTTTCTCGGCTTCCTAACGTAACGGGTGGCCACGTACGCCTTCCCTCGTCTGGTGATCTCTACAGCCCTTCTGACT GTATGTCCAGTGGGGAAAAGGATAGTAAGCACTGTCATGACAGCAGCCGTGCGATTGAGGAACGGGAACAGGAGAAAAAACTGGCCAGGAAACGTCTCTACATTGTCTCAGCTGTTTGTCTGGTCTTCATGGTGGGAGAAATCTTAG GTGGATATTTCGCTGGCAGTCTGGCAGTGATGACGGATGCTGCCCACCTACTGGTGGATTTTACTAGTTTTATTATTAGCCTGTGCTCTCTGTGGTTGTCATCCAGGCCTGCTACACAAACACTCAACTACGGCTGGCATCGTGCAG AGATCCTTGGTGCTCTTGTGTCTGTCTTCACAATCTGGTTGGTGACTGGTGTGTTGGTGTACCTGGCAGTGGAACGTCTCATCAGTAATGACTATGAGATTGAGGGTACTGTAATGCTCATTACCTCTGGCTGTGCGGTGGCAGCCAACATCAT AATGGCACTCACCTTGTACCAGTCTGGGCATGGTCACAGTCATGGTGGACTTAGCTCTCATGGTCATGGCCACAgccatggaaaaaagaaaaatcacagcAATACTAGTGCTAACTACCACAATCTAGAAGATCAAGGGAACAGCAAGAAGATGCAGGGAAATGCCAGTGTGAGAGCTGCCTTTGTGCATGTGATCGGAGACCTTCTGCAGAGTGTCAGTGTCCTTGTTAGTGctctcatcatcttcttcaGG CCAGAGTACAAGATTGCAGATCCCATCTGCACCTTCctgttctctctgtttgtccTGGGCACCACTATCACCATCATGAAGGACATTCTGGTGGTCTTAATGGAAG GCACACCATCAGGTGTGGACTACAGGGAGGTGAAAGAGAAGCTGCTCTCCATTAAGGGTGTAAAAGCTGTGCACAACCTCCACATCTGGGCTCTGACCATGAACCAGGCTGTGCTCTCTGCCCATGTGGCAATAG ATGATGCTGCAGAGCCACAGCTGGTGCTCAGAGAGATGACCCAGTCCTGCTTCACCACATACAGCTTCCACTCTGTCACCATCCAGCTGGAGCAACAATCAGACCAGAGACCAGACTGCAACCTCTGTCAGGACCCCAAACACTGA
- the slc30a8 gene encoding proton-coupled zinc antiporter SLC30A8 isoform X1, translating into MFKKNDPENELLITDSSTRMYTVTRESMSSGEKDSKHCHDSSRAIEEREQEKKLARKRLYIVSAVCLVFMVGEILGGYFAGSLAVMTDAAHLLVDFTSFIISLCSLWLSSRPATQTLNYGWHRAEILGALVSVFTIWLVTGVLVYLAVERLISNDYEIEGTVMLITSGCAVAANIIMALTLYQSGHGHSHGGLSSHGHGHSHGKKKNHSNTSANYHNLEDQGNSKKMQGNASVRAAFVHVIGDLLQSVSVLVSALIIFFRPEYKIADPICTFLFSLFVLGTTITIMKDILVVLMEGTPSGVDYREVKEKLLSIKGVKAVHNLHIWALTMNQAVLSAHVAIDDAAEPQLVLREMTQSCFTTYSFHSVTIQLEQQSDQRPDCNLCQDPKH; encoded by the exons ATGTTCAAGAAGAACGATCCAGAAAACGAGCTGTTAATCACAGACAGCTCTACCAGGATGTACACTGTAACTCGGGAAAG TATGTCCAGTGGGGAAAAGGATAGTAAGCACTGTCATGACAGCAGCCGTGCGATTGAGGAACGGGAACAGGAGAAAAAACTGGCCAGGAAACGTCTCTACATTGTCTCAGCTGTTTGTCTGGTCTTCATGGTGGGAGAAATCTTAG GTGGATATTTCGCTGGCAGTCTGGCAGTGATGACGGATGCTGCCCACCTACTGGTGGATTTTACTAGTTTTATTATTAGCCTGTGCTCTCTGTGGTTGTCATCCAGGCCTGCTACACAAACACTCAACTACGGCTGGCATCGTGCAG AGATCCTTGGTGCTCTTGTGTCTGTCTTCACAATCTGGTTGGTGACTGGTGTGTTGGTGTACCTGGCAGTGGAACGTCTCATCAGTAATGACTATGAGATTGAGGGTACTGTAATGCTCATTACCTCTGGCTGTGCGGTGGCAGCCAACATCAT AATGGCACTCACCTTGTACCAGTCTGGGCATGGTCACAGTCATGGTGGACTTAGCTCTCATGGTCATGGCCACAgccatggaaaaaagaaaaatcacagcAATACTAGTGCTAACTACCACAATCTAGAAGATCAAGGGAACAGCAAGAAGATGCAGGGAAATGCCAGTGTGAGAGCTGCCTTTGTGCATGTGATCGGAGACCTTCTGCAGAGTGTCAGTGTCCTTGTTAGTGctctcatcatcttcttcaGG CCAGAGTACAAGATTGCAGATCCCATCTGCACCTTCctgttctctctgtttgtccTGGGCACCACTATCACCATCATGAAGGACATTCTGGTGGTCTTAATGGAAG GCACACCATCAGGTGTGGACTACAGGGAGGTGAAAGAGAAGCTGCTCTCCATTAAGGGTGTAAAAGCTGTGCACAACCTCCACATCTGGGCTCTGACCATGAACCAGGCTGTGCTCTCTGCCCATGTGGCAATAG ATGATGCTGCAGAGCCACAGCTGGTGCTCAGAGAGATGACCCAGTCCTGCTTCACCACATACAGCTTCCACTCTGTCACCATCCAGCTGGAGCAACAATCAGACCAGAGACCAGACTGCAACCTCTGTCAGGACCCCAAACACTGA
- the slc30a8 gene encoding regulation of nuclear pre-mRNA domain-containing protein 1A isoform X3: MYISMHNSSQWNTIHGVKPFLIITIHSHPAPAPAQVSRKLTFLYLANDVIQNSKRKGPEFTQDFAPVIVDAFKHVSSEGEEGCKKHLERVLSIWQERAVYENDLLDKLTVVLHGEKKAKKRPYEEIKVTGDDFASQSSPANPPQTADLIRALQELENAASSDSALRQRITALPSEVQDSSLLHRITDKESGERLSRLVEEACMLLADYSGRLAAEIDDRRQLTRLLALFLQSQRDGLAKNEQKLEEYKRKLAQVTQVRKELRSRLNSLPDLSRLPNVTGGHVRLPSSGDLYSPSD; encoded by the exons ATGTACATTTCTATGCACAATTCTTCACAGTGGAACACAATACACGGCGTGAAACCTTTTCTCATAATCACCATCCATTCACACCCAGCACCAGCGCCTG CCCAAGTATCCCGAAAACTGACCTTCCTTTATCTTGCAAACGATGTCATCCAGAATAGCAAAAGAAAAGGACCAGAGTTCACACAGGACTTTGCCCCAGTTATTGTCGACGCCTTTAAACATGTTTCCAG TGAAGGAGAGGAGGGCTGTAAGAAGCACCTGGAGCGGGTTTTGTCTATCTGGCAGGAGAGAGCCGTGTATGAGAACGACCTCCTGGACAAACTCACTGTAGTGCTAC ATGGAGAGAAGAAGGCCAAGAAGCGACCTTATGAGGAGATTAAAGTGACAGGTGATGACTTTGCCTCCCAGAGCTCTCCAGCAAACCCACCACAG ACAGCGGATTTGATCCGGGCGCTGCAGGAACTGGAGAACGCAGCCTCGAGTGACTCCGCCCTACGACAGAGGATCACCGCTTTACCCTCAGAGGTGCAGGACTCGTCTCTGCTGCACAgaatcacag ATAAGGAGTCAGGAGAACGTTTATCCAGACTGGTAGAGGAGGCCTGCATGCTTCTAGCAGATTACAGTGGACGCCTGGCAGCCGAGATCGATGACCGACGCCAGCTCACGCGGCTGCTTGCACTTTTTCTGCAGAGCCAGCGAGATGGCCTGGCCAAGAATGAGCAGAAACTAGAA GAATACAAGCGTAAGCTGGCACAAGTTACCCAGGTACGAAAGGAACTGCGTTCTCGCCTCAACAGCCTCCCAGATCTTTCTCGGCTTCCTAACGTAACGGGTGGCCACGTACGCCTTCCCTCGTCTGGTGATCTCTACAGCCCTTCTGACTGA
- the slc30a8 gene encoding regulation of nuclear pre-mRNA domain-containing protein 1A isoform X2, which produces MSVFSESALEKKLAELSNSQQSVQTLSLWLIHHRKHSKTIVKVWYSELKKAQVSRKLTFLYLANDVIQNSKRKGPEFTQDFAPVIVDAFKHVSSEGEEGCKKHLERVLSIWQERAVYENDLLDKLTVVLHGEKKAKKRPYEEIKVTGDDFASQSSPANPPQTADLIRALQELENAASSDSALRQRITALPSEVQDSSLLHRITDKESGERLSRLVEEACMLLADYSGRLAAEIDDRRQLTRLLALFLQSQRDGLAKNEQKLESICPMSTLPGVTDTGPVCWGENLHFITIQSFFCMP; this is translated from the exons ATGTCAGTTTTCTCCGAATCGGCTTTGGAGAAAAAATTGGCAGAACTTAGCAACTCGCAGCAGAGTGTACAGACTCTGTCTCTATGGTTAATCCATCACAGAAAACACTCGAAAACCATCGTCAAAGTGTGGTATAGTGAGCTGAAAAAAG CCCAAGTATCCCGAAAACTGACCTTCCTTTATCTTGCAAACGATGTCATCCAGAATAGCAAAAGAAAAGGACCAGAGTTCACACAGGACTTTGCCCCAGTTATTGTCGACGCCTTTAAACATGTTTCCAG TGAAGGAGAGGAGGGCTGTAAGAAGCACCTGGAGCGGGTTTTGTCTATCTGGCAGGAGAGAGCCGTGTATGAGAACGACCTCCTGGACAAACTCACTGTAGTGCTAC ATGGAGAGAAGAAGGCCAAGAAGCGACCTTATGAGGAGATTAAAGTGACAGGTGATGACTTTGCCTCCCAGAGCTCTCCAGCAAACCCACCACAG ACAGCGGATTTGATCCGGGCGCTGCAGGAACTGGAGAACGCAGCCTCGAGTGACTCCGCCCTACGACAGAGGATCACCGCTTTACCCTCAGAGGTGCAGGACTCGTCTCTGCTGCACAgaatcacag ATAAGGAGTCAGGAGAACGTTTATCCAGACTGGTAGAGGAGGCCTGCATGCTTCTAGCAGATTACAGTGGACGCCTGGCAGCCGAGATCGATGACCGACGCCAGCTCACGCGGCTGCTTGCACTTTTTCTGCAGAGCCAGCGAGATGGCCTGGCCAAGAATGAGCAGAAACTAGAA TCGATATGTCCCATGTCAACACTCCCCGGAGTCACAGACACAGGGCCGGTGTGCTGGGGTgagaatttacattttataacaatTCAGTCCTTTTTCTGTATGCCGTGA
- the slc30a8 gene encoding regulation of nuclear pre-mRNA domain-containing protein 1A isoform X4, whose translation MSVFSESALEKKLAELSNSQQSVQTLSLWLIHHRKHSKTIVKVWYSELKKAQVSRKLTFLYLANDVIQNSKRKGPEFTQDFAPVIVDAFKHVSSEGEEGCKKHLERVLSIWQERAVYENDLLDKLTVVLHGEKKAKKRPYEEIKVTGDDFASQSSPANPPQTADLIRALQELENAASSDSALRQRITALPSEVQDSSLLHRITDKESGERLSRLVEEACMLLADYSGRLAAEIDDRRQLTRLLALFLQSQRDGLAKNEQKLEVNSMSIVPVDMSHVNTPRSHRHRAGVLG comes from the exons ATGTCAGTTTTCTCCGAATCGGCTTTGGAGAAAAAATTGGCAGAACTTAGCAACTCGCAGCAGAGTGTACAGACTCTGTCTCTATGGTTAATCCATCACAGAAAACACTCGAAAACCATCGTCAAAGTGTGGTATAGTGAGCTGAAAAAAG CCCAAGTATCCCGAAAACTGACCTTCCTTTATCTTGCAAACGATGTCATCCAGAATAGCAAAAGAAAAGGACCAGAGTTCACACAGGACTTTGCCCCAGTTATTGTCGACGCCTTTAAACATGTTTCCAG TGAAGGAGAGGAGGGCTGTAAGAAGCACCTGGAGCGGGTTTTGTCTATCTGGCAGGAGAGAGCCGTGTATGAGAACGACCTCCTGGACAAACTCACTGTAGTGCTAC ATGGAGAGAAGAAGGCCAAGAAGCGACCTTATGAGGAGATTAAAGTGACAGGTGATGACTTTGCCTCCCAGAGCTCTCCAGCAAACCCACCACAG ACAGCGGATTTGATCCGGGCGCTGCAGGAACTGGAGAACGCAGCCTCGAGTGACTCCGCCCTACGACAGAGGATCACCGCTTTACCCTCAGAGGTGCAGGACTCGTCTCTGCTGCACAgaatcacag ATAAGGAGTCAGGAGAACGTTTATCCAGACTGGTAGAGGAGGCCTGCATGCTTCTAGCAGATTACAGTGGACGCCTGGCAGCCGAGATCGATGACCGACGCCAGCTCACGCGGCTGCTTGCACTTTTTCTGCAGAGCCAGCGAGATGGCCTGGCCAAGAATGAGCAGAAACTAGAA GTTAATTCGATGTCCATTGTCCCAGTCGATATGTCCCATGTCAACACTCCCCGGAGTCACAGACACAGGGCCGGTGTGCTGGGGTga